DNA sequence from the Pseudorca crassidens isolate mPseCra1 chromosome 6, mPseCra1.hap1, whole genome shotgun sequence genome:
CCGGAGCTCGACAGTGGCCCGGGACGCCGCGGCGGGAGCCCGGGACGGCCGGGACGTGGGAGCCAGGAGCGCATCGGTGACGGTCCCCGGCCTCCCTCCGCTTGAGGACTACGAGTGCAAAATCTGCTACAACTACTTCGACGCAGACCGGCGCGCGCCCAAGCTGCTGGCGTGCCTGCACACCTTCTGCCAGGAGTGCCTGAGCCGGCTGCAgctccgcgccgccgccgccgccgccgccgcgcccgaGCGCCCGCTGCGCCCGCCGCCCTGGCACGGGCCGCCCAGCGCCATCGCTTGCCCCGTGTGCCGCCACCGCACGCCGCTGCCCGACAGCCGCGTGTACGGCCTTCCCAGTAACACCAAGCTCGCCGAGGCCTTCCCGCTGGCCCTACGCGCCGCGCACGACCCGCTGCCCCAGGACCGCCTCCTGCCGCTGCCCGCACGCCACCCAGCGCCCGCCGCGGCCCCGTCGCCCGCTCCGGCCCCGCCGCGGCCGCCGGCCGCCGGGGACGCGGCCCGAGGACCAAGCTCCAGCGCCG
Encoded proteins:
- the RNF228 gene encoding RING finger protein 228, with amino-acid sequence MAAPASHSGGGERSPTSSPRSSTVARDAAAGARDGRDVGARSASVTVPGLPPLEDYECKICYNYFDADRRAPKLLACLHTFCQECLSRLQLRAAAAAAAAPERPLRPPPWHGPPSAIACPVCRHRTPLPDSRVYGLPSNTKLAEAFPLALRAAHDPLPQDRLLPLPARHPAPAAAPSPAPAPPRPPAAGDAARGPSSSAGLRAPGSYESCQNCKRAALTAGCVCVVFSFLSMVVLLFTGLIFVNHYGGGGPPPGGGTSPDAAPAAGLPLPSPLGPICLSVASILALFSVVVTWVICWLKYRPEGAATGSAGGGGGGPRARAAAEAGGARRSDT